The following proteins come from a genomic window of Gavia stellata isolate bGavSte3 unplaced genomic scaffold, bGavSte3.hap2 HAP2_SCAFFOLD_61, whole genome shotgun sequence:
- the LOC132321012 gene encoding proline-rich protein 22-like has product MARPPLRLPARGPWAPPAPWLLQPFVLPKTFYPRGRDPPRPLQPGTLLGARAEGRAVTPAPPLLPTSIPSYQQIQGQPAETKTSGSATPRAAPPGSNIPPGSDVPPSPSAAPHEQALGDPTGDLAVAEEVLLEEALRLFGCSPDAVGVSQDAPSSGPRPGDPGGTGAAIPHCDFASLSLPEELLSPDYSVPETADAILSLDEFVMGLEPQEPWGDEGRDLPPSQPATAEKRGKKRAKSTSPKPASKRRALAGSTGVAGGCLDPQQG; this is encoded by the exons ATGGCGCGGCCACCGCTGCGGCTCCCAGCGCGTGGGCCCTGGGCCCCCCCGGCGCCCTGGCTCCTTCAGCCTTTTGTGCTCCCCAAAACCTTCTACCCCCGAGGTAGGGACCCACCCCGACCCCTGCAGCCCGGGACGCTCCTGGGGGCAAGAGCAGAG GGGAGAGCGGtgaccccagcccccccgctgCTGCCGACGTCCATCCCCAGCTACCAGCAGATCCAGGGGCAGCCCGCAGAGACCAAGACCTCTGGCAGTGCCacccccagggcagcaccccCGGGAAGCAACATCCCCCCGGGCAGCgacgtcccccccagcccctctgctgccccccacgagcaagccctgggggaccccacagGCGACCTCGCCGTGGCTGAGGAGGTCCTTCTCGAAGAGGCCCTGAGGCTCTTTGGTTGCTCCCCGGACGCGGTGGGGGTCAGCCAGGACGCTCCCAGCAGCGGCCCCAGgcctggggaccctggtggCACCGGCGCAGCCATCCCCCACTGCGACTTCGCCTCGCTCTCCCTGCCCGAAGAGCTGCTCAGCCCCGACTACAGCGTCCCCGAGACCGCTGACGCCATCCTCAGCCTGGACGAGTTCGTCATGGGGCTGGAGCCCCAGGAGCCGTGGggggatgagggcagggacctgccaccGTCCCAGCCTGCCACGGCAGAGAAGCGGGGGAAGAAGCGGGCCAAGAGCACCTCGCCAAAGCCAGCCAGCAAGCGCAGGGCTCTCGCCGGCAGcacgggggtggcggggggttGTTTGGACCCACagcaggggtga